Within Chiloscyllium punctatum isolate Juve2018m chromosome 20, sChiPun1.3, whole genome shotgun sequence, the genomic segment CAACAACATGACCCCAGGGAACAGTGCTGACCACCCAAAGCATTTCTGCTTTTATGAACTTTCACAGCGAGAATAATTAAAATCACGAGAAAAATTATTGAAATTACTCCTAACGCGATGACCAAGGAAAGGCTAAGATTATGACTGAACCGGGGGTCCTCAGACGAACCACTAATGCTGGAGAATGTTTCAGTGTCACCACCAACCACAGATAAGCTAATGGTCACTGTAGCAGAAAGAGATGGTTTTCCATTGTCTTTTACCAGAATCACCAATATTTGCTTAGAAGCATCTTTACTCCTAATGCGTCGGATTGTCCAAATCTCCCCAGTGTCTGGTGAAATGGTAAATAGATTATGATGGGTAGCCTGAAAAATGGAATAAGAAAGGCGACCATTCTGACCCCCATCAGCATCAGTGGCGGATACCTTGGTAACTAAATAGCCGGGTTCtgcaaacctggatattgtctctACTATTGTTGATCCGAACTCGACTAATGGCTGTACAATGACTGGGACATTGTCATTCTGATCAAGGATAACAACATCCACTGAAACATTACTTGCGAGTGGTGGCGATCCAGAGTCCATGACTTCAACTTTGATCTGGAAGTTTTTTAATTTCTCGTAGTCAAAGGATCGCTGCGCGAATATTACACCAGTTTCCGAGTTAATAGAAATATAAGTGGATACCGAAGCGTTGTGAATTTGAGCCTTCAGAATAGAGTATTTCAATCGAGCGTTCAGACCAATATCTGGATCAAAGGCTGAAATGGAAAATATAGAAACGCCAATATCATTGTTTTCCATTACGCTTGCTTTATACAAAGACTGCGTAAATTTCGGCGCATTGTCATTTATGTCAGAAATCTCAACTCGAATGGTGTTTTTAGATGAGAGAGGTGTATTTCCTGCATCCATACATGTTACAGTAACGTCATACTTGGAGGTATTTTCTCGATCCAGTGGATCTTGAACAATTAATCCATAATAATTCTCCAAAGACGAGTCTAGTCTAAACGGTAGTTTGATTGGACTTTTACATTGTATCTGCCCGTTTCTCCCAGAATCTTTATCTGTTGCACTGAACAGAGCGACTACAGTCCCAACTGGAGCATCTTCAGAAATTGTATTCGACAAAGTCGTCAATGTCACCTCAGGTGGGTTATCATTCACGTCAATAATATTCACCAGGACATCACAGTTCCCCGTCATAGCGTCAGAACCCCCGTCTATGGCTTTAATATTAATTTCAAATACTGTGTTTTCTTCATAATCCAACTTCCCTCTCACtctgatttcaccagttttaGAATCCACACTAAATTTTTCCCGAGCTTTGGCTGAATTGTAGCTACTGAGTGAATAGGTTATCTTTCCATTCGGACCATCATCCAAATCAGTGGCATTTAATTTGATTACCTGCGTTCCTATGGCTGCATTCTCCAATAGACTGACTCTGTAAACTGACTGGGGGAAGATAGGGGCGTTGTCGTTTGTATCCTTTACGCTGATTAAAACCTGAACCGTACCCGATCTCACAGGGATCCCGCCGTCCTTGGCTATCAGCGTCAACTTGTGGCTGGATTCCGTTTCTCTGTCCAACGAACTCTGCAGCACCAATACTGGCATTTTTTCTCCATCGCGCATTTGTACGTCAAGGACGAAATAATTGTTGGGAAAGAGCTCATAGGTTTGCACGGAATTGATTGCAACGTCCGGATCGTTCGCAGCCTCGAGAGGGAAGCGGGTTCCCGGCGTAGAAAGCTCCGAAATTTCAAGGTGGAATTGTCGCTTTGGGAAAATGGGACTGTTGTCATTTACATCGAGAATCTCCACGGCAATCGGGTACAGCTTTAAGGGGTTTTGGAGCAAAGCGCTCACGGATAAAACACAACTTGAGCTCGGGCCGCAAATCTCTTCTCTGTCAATTGATTCTTTCACAAGCAAAATGCCAGTGTCCAGGCTTATATCCACATATTGTTTCCTGGGCCCGGGTACAATCCGAAAACTGCGAGCCGCGAGCTGCTTTACGTCTAAACCCAGATCTTCAGCGATATTCCCAACAAAGGAGCCCAGCTGCAGTTCTTCAGGAATCGAGTAATGAATCTGCCCAAACACAAGCTTCCACAAGAAGAGTACACAGCACAGTACTCGGCATTTTGATAACCAAAATATTTTATATCTCATTTCCAGCGTGAAACATTCCCCTTGTTTCAGATCGTCTCCGTACCATTGATTAGTCTCTTCACAACTATATATTTTATATCTGAAACAACAGCGATCTGGTAAATACCTGAATGTTTCACAAATCGGTTGGATTTTTTCATTTAAACATTCTTTTTTCTCTCTGATATGTTCAGTGGATTCGTGAACAAATCCTGCCGAGCTGCACGCTAGCAAATATTACTCTGCGTCTGGTCAgacgtgatggtgtctgtgtcGCGAAGGGGCTGGCCGGATC encodes:
- the LOC140492290 gene encoding protocadherin gamma-A5-like — encoded protein: MRYKIFWLSKCRVLCCVLFLWKLVFGQIHYSIPEELQLGSFVGNIAEDLGLDVKQLAARSFRIVPGPRKQYVDISLDTGILLVKESIDREEICGPSSSCVLSVSALLQNPLKLYPIAVEILDVNDNSPIFPKRQFHLEISELSTPGTRFPLEAANDPDVAINSVQTYELFPNNYFVLDVQMRDGEKMPVLVLQSSLDRETESSHKLTLIAKDGGIPVRSGTVQVLISVKDTNDNAPIFPQSVYRVSLLENAAIGTQVIKLNATDLDDGPNGKITYSLSSYNSAKAREKFSVDSKTGEIRVRGKLDYEENTVFEINIKAIDGGSDAMTGNCDVLVNIIDVNDNPPEVTLTTLSNTISEDAPVGTVVALFSATDKDSGRNGQIQCKSPIKLPFRLDSSLENYYGLIVQDPLDRENTSKYDVTVTCMDAGNTPLSSKNTIRVEISDINDNAPKFTQSLYKASVMENNDIGVSIFSISAFDPDIGLNARLKYSILKAQIHNASVSTYISINSETGVIFAQRSFDYEKLKNFQIKVEVMDSGSPPLASNVSVDVVILDQNDNVPVIVQPLVEFGSTIVETISRFAEPGYLVTKVSATDADGGQNGRLSYSIFQATHHNLFTISPDTGEIWTIRRIRSKDASKQILVILVKDNGKPSLSATVTISLSVVGGDTETFSSISGSSEDPRFSHNLSLSLVIALGVISIIFLVILIILAVKVHKSRNALGGQHCSLGSCCCLETRHSLNGIQKASRNLQIPPNYVEVFGGDPLSQRFRYESCSTLQSTKRNFITSNTCKSHADKKYVRNDSLEKDSTRMVSSECNSNSVNNKHRHICMLRNSQRIQTTLEGLDAMSGNCNVLVNTIDVNDNPPEVKLTSLSSTISEDAPVGTVTALFSAADEDLGRNEIQCQISDKLLFRLDSALKNYCVILVQHSLVRETTAEYEVTITCMNAGSPLLISEKAIRVEVLDINDNAPQFTQSLYSANIMENNVIRSSIFSIAAVDLDIGVNARLKCLIQATRIHNASVYNYVSINQETSVIFAQRSFDYEELKNL